A genomic stretch from Bacillus sp. E(2018) includes:
- a CDS encoding TrkA family potassium uptake protein, translated as MKKQFAVIGLGRFGGSICREFATMGYDVLAIDKDMERVNEFATIATQAVQANSTDENVMKSLGIRNFNQVIVSIGEDIQSSILTTLLLKEAGVQKVWVKAQNDYHHKVLEKLGADRIIHPERDMALRVAQLISSEKIIDFIELSHEHSIVEIGVSDKLVNKTLTDLDVRARYGCNIVAIKRGDEILVSPIADVSLQYGDILVVIGRNEDLNRFEDEEV; from the coding sequence ATGAAAAAACAATTTGCAGTTATTGGGCTAGGACGTTTTGGCGGCAGCATCTGTCGGGAATTTGCAACGATGGGCTATGATGTTCTTGCTATAGATAAAGATATGGAAAGAGTCAATGAGTTTGCCACAATAGCAACGCAAGCCGTACAAGCAAACTCTACCGATGAGAACGTGATGAAGTCGTTAGGAATACGAAACTTTAATCAGGTAATCGTATCAATAGGAGAAGACATCCAATCGAGTATCTTAACAACATTACTTTTAAAAGAAGCAGGCGTTCAAAAAGTTTGGGTTAAAGCACAAAATGACTATCACCATAAAGTGTTGGAAAAACTAGGAGCAGATCGTATTATCCATCCAGAGCGTGATATGGCGCTGCGCGTTGCTCAACTTATTTCTTCTGAAAAAATTATAGATTTTATCGAGCTATCACACGAACACAGTATTGTAGAGATAGGTGTATCAGATAAGCTTGTTAACAAGACCTTAACGGATCTTGATGTTCGTGCACGCTATGGTTGTAATATCGTTGCAATCAAACGTGGAGATGAGATTCTCGTTTCACCTATCGCTGACGTATCTCTTCAATATGGAGATATTCTTGT
- a CDS encoding undecaprenyl-diphosphate phosphatase codes for MDWLEALILGIVQGVTEFLPVSSTGHLLLGRQVFQLEEAGLFLDSMLHIGTLIAVMTVYWREILEVIKKPFGKTGILLIAGTIPTAVIGLAFKDFFEEISKTGITVGWEFLITGFLLWWADSYKRNGYKGIEDISIRDALVIGTFQGAAILPAISRSGLTIAAALFCKIDKKAAAYFSFLLSIPSIAGGVVLQSKDLFTGAHPPISYSALLIGTLASALFGYVAVKWMIKLLQTGTLKGFAIYVWLIGIVVLILQFSGKM; via the coding sequence ATGGATTGGCTTGAGGCCTTAATATTAGGCATTGTGCAAGGGGTAACAGAATTTTTGCCTGTAAGTTCTACAGGTCACCTGCTTCTTGGGAGGCAAGTGTTTCAGCTAGAAGAAGCTGGTTTGTTTCTCGATAGTATGCTACATATCGGAACACTTATTGCCGTGATGACGGTTTATTGGAGAGAAATTCTTGAAGTAATAAAAAAACCCTTCGGCAAAACGGGAATTCTGCTTATCGCTGGTACGATACCGACGGCTGTTATAGGACTAGCATTTAAAGATTTTTTTGAGGAGATCTCAAAAACGGGAATCACTGTAGGTTGGGAGTTTCTAATCACAGGTTTCTTGCTTTGGTGGGCTGACTCTTATAAGCGAAATGGATATAAAGGGATTGAAGATATCTCTATACGTGATGCACTTGTAATCGGAACGTTTCAAGGAGCAGCCATTCTGCCAGCTATCTCACGTTCAGGACTGACGATTGCAGCAGCGCTCTTCTGTAAGATCGACAAAAAAGCTGCTGCTTATTTTTCCTTCCTCCTATCCATCCCCTCTATTGCGGGTGGAGTAGTCTTACAATCAAAAGATCTATTTACTGGTGCACATCCACCGATCTCTTATTCAGCATTATTAATCGGTACTTTAGCGTCAGCTCTATTTGGATATGTGGCAGTAAAGTGGATGATCAAACTCCTTCAAACCGGTACGTTAAAAGGATTTGCCATTTATGTTTGGCTGATAGGAATTGTTGTTTTAATCCTGCAATTTTCAGGTAAAATGTAA
- the cls gene encoding cardiolipin synthase codes for MKRIWEFFLTLLLLVCLYIVFFAEGYVVIKTVFGLLYIAVILYTIYSLMLENRTAQHTLLWIYVLILFPFIGYMFYLYSGQLYLKGHLFKSKRKKDRDEWVRVSKQEEKPDFSDLKRHQQCFATHAHHITLTRLNRKTSSKILKNGQETFPEIFARLEEAKEYIHIQYYIFRSDRLGKDIIDLLIKKANEGVKVRFLFDGIGSLSLQQYDIDRMKKAGILVEAFLPVRYGFFNQKLNFRNHRKIIIIDGKIGFVGGLNVGVEYLGEDPEIGFWRDTHMVMEGEAVQVLHAIFLMDWEYVCGEDLLEDSHLTTSYPAEGDGTVHVVASGPDTQLGIMSDLFYSLISCAEKSIWIATPYFVPNEAIRTALRVAAKKGVQVRLLVPEINDGFLTQYATRSYFPELLRSGIEIYSYKKGFLHQKVIIIDGDTASIGTANMDMRSFHLNFEVNVFLLNTASVHDLVEQYEEDMVESVKVKPVEFYKRGLWERTKESFARLFSGVL; via the coding sequence ATGAAAAGAATATGGGAATTTTTCCTCACACTATTATTACTCGTCTGTTTATACATCGTTTTCTTTGCAGAAGGATATGTAGTAATCAAAACGGTTTTTGGGCTCCTTTACATCGCAGTGATTCTGTATACGATTTATTCATTAATGCTTGAGAATAGAACAGCTCAACATACACTTCTTTGGATCTATGTTTTAATTCTGTTTCCATTTATCGGTTATATGTTTTATTTGTACTCGGGCCAACTTTACCTAAAAGGTCATCTATTCAAATCGAAAAGAAAAAAAGATAGAGACGAATGGGTCAGAGTATCAAAACAAGAAGAAAAACCAGACTTTAGTGATTTGAAAAGGCATCAGCAGTGCTTTGCAACTCACGCTCACCATATTACCCTAACGCGATTAAACAGAAAAACAAGCTCAAAAATTTTAAAGAATGGACAAGAGACTTTTCCTGAAATCTTTGCAAGACTAGAAGAAGCCAAGGAGTATATACATATTCAATATTATATCTTTCGTTCAGATCGCCTTGGCAAAGACATTATTGATCTGTTAATAAAAAAAGCAAATGAAGGTGTAAAAGTTAGATTTTTATTTGATGGGATCGGAAGCCTTTCTCTTCAGCAATATGATATCGACAGAATGAAAAAAGCAGGAATCCTTGTGGAAGCATTCTTACCAGTTCGATATGGCTTCTTTAATCAAAAGCTTAATTTCAGAAATCATCGTAAAATTATCATTATTGATGGAAAGATTGGTTTTGTTGGAGGCTTGAATGTAGGCGTTGAGTATTTAGGTGAAGATCCTGAAATTGGTTTTTGGCGCGATACACACATGGTTATGGAAGGAGAAGCTGTTCAAGTTCTTCACGCCATATTTTTAATGGATTGGGAATATGTCTGTGGAGAAGATCTCTTAGAAGATAGTCATCTTACAACCTCATACCCTGCTGAAGGGGACGGTACTGTTCATGTTGTGGCAAGCGGTCCAGACACTCAGCTTGGAATTATGAGTGATCTCTTCTATTCTTTGATCTCATGTGCAGAGAAATCCATCTGGATCGCAACGCCATATTTTGTCCCAAATGAAGCGATTCGCACAGCATTGAGAGTGGCAGCAAAAAAAGGAGTCCAAGTTCGGTTATTGGTTCCAGAGATTAATGATGGCTTCTTGACACAATATGCAACGCGCTCCTATTTTCCAGAGCTTTTGCGTTCGGGAATAGAGATTTATTCGTACAAAAAAGGATTTCTTCATCAAAAGGTCATTATCATTGATGGAGATACGGCTTCAATTGGTACAGCTAATATGGACATGAGAAGTTTTCATCTTAACTTTGAAGTAAACGTGTTCTTGCTGAATACAGCATCTGTTCACGACCTAGTAGAACAATATGAAGAAGACATGGTGGAATCTGTTAAAGTAAAACCCGTTGAGTTTTACAAAAGAGGTTTGTGGGAGCGTACAAAAGAATCGTTTGCTCGTCTGTTCTCGGGTGTTCTTTAA
- a CDS encoding stage II sporulation protein P, translating into MFTPQLNMKRLPLLLAGAMLFIVVATSFITSFEHKYRLSSSTMHKWLTEFSGEALVYFIGWENRYFTQELPKESEPPALSSVLFELTTSIKPGDIRSLLGNELPGFALYDSTIIVAGEGTDYTNLAYESPPPMELLLSGEEAEVQDIERLEDPDPSDSENPPGQTTSGKKIAYIYHSHSWESFLPHLKGVTNPDHAIHSKVNITMVGKKLGEELEARGIGTTVDMTNMTELLRKNNTDYRKSYPMSRTLVQSAMSSNQDIDLIFDLHRDSMRGKSTTTEINGKSYARTLFVIGKANPNFENNQKAAQEINAILDKKYPGLSRGVIGKNKTQGNGVYNQDLSDHALLIEFGGVDNNMDELYRSAEAVAEAVAEYYWKQNGAKAE; encoded by the coding sequence ATGTTTACCCCGCAATTGAATATGAAGCGTTTACCTTTATTACTTGCAGGCGCCATGCTATTTATTGTTGTAGCCACTAGCTTTATCACATCCTTTGAGCACAAATATCGGCTAAGTTCCTCAACTATGCATAAGTGGTTAACGGAATTTTCAGGTGAAGCACTTGTCTATTTCATAGGGTGGGAAAATCGGTATTTTACGCAGGAGCTTCCAAAAGAGAGTGAACCGCCGGCTTTATCGAGTGTTTTGTTCGAATTGACTACAAGCATAAAGCCTGGGGATATCAGGAGTCTATTAGGAAACGAACTTCCAGGTTTTGCGCTCTATGATTCAACGATCATTGTCGCTGGAGAAGGTACAGATTACACAAACCTTGCTTACGAATCGCCGCCACCGATGGAACTCCTTTTAAGTGGTGAAGAGGCAGAAGTTCAAGATATCGAACGTTTGGAAGATCCAGATCCCTCTGATTCAGAGAATCCGCCAGGTCAAACAACGAGCGGAAAAAAAATCGCTTATATCTATCATTCACACAGTTGGGAATCATTTCTGCCTCACTTAAAAGGAGTCACGAATCCTGATCATGCCATTCATTCAAAAGTAAATATAACAATGGTAGGGAAAAAACTCGGTGAAGAGTTAGAGGCAAGAGGAATTGGGACAACCGTTGACATGACTAATATGACGGAGCTTCTGAGGAAGAACAATACAGATTATAGAAAGAGTTATCCAATGTCACGTACACTCGTCCAGAGTGCGATGTCAAGCAACCAAGATATTGATTTAATCTTTGACCTACATCGAGACTCGATGAGAGGTAAGTCTACAACAACAGAAATCAATGGTAAGTCATATGCACGTACTTTGTTCGTTATCGGTAAGGCGAATCCTAATTTTGAAAACAACCAAAAAGCAGCACAAGAGATCAACGCGATCTTAGATAAAAAATACCCGGGTTTAAGTCGTGGGGTCATCGGAAAAAACAAAACACAGGGTAATGGTGTTTATAATCAAGACCTTTCTGATCACGCACTACTCATTGAATTCGGCGGTGTCGATAACAACATGGATGAACTATACAGAAGTGCCGAAGCAGTGGCTGAAGCAGTTGCAGAGTACTATTGGAAACAGAATGGAGCGAAAGCTGAATAA
- a CDS encoding MarR family transcriptional regulator, with protein MGNKDLKSYVERLEKVHYIVSKRLHPEIAIEKELTKTQFVLLKTLCIRNKWTVSKLADYMGVKPSAITVGADRLYKRGFVSRYRSDLDRRIVYLEITDEGHEILREAESERVNSISSYLNHLSQEELGIFIDIYEKLASGNHTDSDEIVLTTQTS; from the coding sequence ATGGGGAATAAGGATTTGAAGTCCTATGTGGAGAGATTGGAGAAAGTGCATTACATTGTGTCAAAGCGTTTACACCCGGAAATTGCTATAGAAAAGGAGTTAACGAAAACACAGTTTGTACTTTTGAAGACGTTGTGTATTAGGAATAAATGGACCGTTTCAAAATTGGCTGACTATATGGGTGTAAAACCGAGTGCGATAACTGTTGGTGCGGATCGTTTGTACAAGCGTGGATTTGTGAGTCGTTACCGTAGTGACCTTGACCGTCGTATTGTTTATTTAGAGATTACTGACGAAGGACACGAAATTTTACGAGAGGCTGAAAGCGAGAGAGTTAATTCGATAAGTAGCTATCTTAATCATTTATCTCAAGAAGAATTAGGTATTTTTATTGATATTTACGAAAAGCTTGCAAGTGGCAATCATACAGACTCAGACGAAATTGTCTTAACAACACAAACCAGTTGA
- a CDS encoding helix-turn-helix domain-containing protein yields the protein MQGIYHIREVEQLKVISDPLRIKILWEILDEAKTGKILSDILEVPAPKIHYHLKELERVGLINVERTEEKNGIIQKFYRPVAHSFSIAEILPDQRHAVKEELSDALKENILVSLEKTKSMVRKLDPEILAYSDSPLKFGYRHVKLSSDQVKMLNNKAKEISELISEFKKNESDDGEIYHYFMLSFPLKETPYPEEELQ from the coding sequence ATGCAGGGAATTTATCATATTCGTGAAGTAGAGCAGTTAAAGGTTATCTCTGACCCTCTGCGTATCAAAATCCTATGGGAGATATTAGATGAAGCTAAGACTGGAAAGATCTTATCAGACATTTTAGAAGTTCCAGCACCAAAAATTCATTACCATCTTAAAGAACTCGAACGTGTAGGTTTGATTAACGTTGAAAGAACTGAAGAAAAGAATGGCATTATACAAAAGTTCTACAGACCTGTTGCTCATTCATTCTCTATTGCCGAAATATTGCCCGATCAACGGCATGCTGTAAAAGAGGAACTGTCAGATGCACTAAAAGAAAATATATTAGTTTCTCTTGAAAAGACAAAGTCTATGGTTCGCAAATTGGATCCTGAAATACTAGCTTATTCAGATTCTCCTCTTAAATTTGGTTATCGGCATGTAAAACTTTCTTCCGATCAAGTCAAGATGCTTAATAATAAAGCTAAAGAAATATCTGAATTAATTTCAGAATTTAAAAAGAATGAAAGTGATGATGGTGAGATCTATCACTACTTTATGCTCTCATTTCCTTTGAAAGAGACACCCTATCCGGAAGAGGAGCTCCAGTAA
- a CDS encoding MFS transporter: MAETSAVLQKSETGSLFKKRSFLFIWAITICSSFSIAIFQFSQSWYVVKTLDKEASLGIVFIAANVPRILFMAIGGVLADRVSRTKILFVANFLRTILLVGLLIMLTTGHLSLLSFIIFGLFFGALDAFVWPANGSLLPNVVDQSQLTRANSVIQTTQQSSLILGPMIGGLLVASSGGYMLSFGVPAVMLLLAAILAYLLNVPATIHAGTTKTGMWQSIKEGIDVVRQSAFLKALFLSTIFLNVFVIGPLMMGLPIFVKNVLDGSALDFSFIEGAMALGMLISSVIIGILNVKKRRGMMVTVSLFTMNIFFFLFSQSSNLYACMLTIFFIGITFPATNIPLISAVQSSVDKNLLGRLMGLLTMASMGLAPLSLAATSMLISYGFSIENIMSGGALSLIVVNLLIMWKLPALRKME, translated from the coding sequence ATGGCCGAAACATCAGCTGTACTCCAGAAAAGTGAAACAGGGTCTCTATTCAAAAAGCGCTCCTTTCTATTCATATGGGCGATAACGATCTGTTCTTCTTTTTCAATCGCCATCTTTCAATTCTCACAGAGCTGGTATGTTGTGAAGACTTTAGATAAAGAAGCTTCACTCGGCATTGTATTTATTGCAGCCAACGTTCCTCGTATTTTATTTATGGCCATTGGCGGCGTTCTAGCAGATCGAGTAAGTCGGACGAAAATTTTATTTGTAGCTAACTTTTTAAGAACCATTTTATTAGTCGGCTTGTTGATCATGCTTACAACGGGACATCTCTCCCTCTTGTCTTTTATCATCTTCGGTTTGTTTTTTGGGGCACTCGATGCTTTCGTCTGGCCAGCAAACGGATCTCTACTACCAAATGTTGTCGATCAATCTCAATTAACACGTGCAAATTCAGTCATTCAGACCACCCAACAAAGCTCACTAATACTTGGACCGATGATTGGAGGACTTCTTGTTGCCAGTAGCGGAGGATACATGCTTTCGTTCGGTGTGCCCGCTGTGATGCTCCTACTCGCTGCAATTCTTGCTTATTTGCTAAATGTCCCTGCAACCATTCATGCAGGCACAACAAAAACGGGTATGTGGCAATCCATAAAAGAGGGCATTGATGTAGTAAGACAATCGGCTTTTTTAAAGGCGCTCTTTTTGAGTACGATATTTCTCAATGTATTCGTGATCGGGCCGTTGATGATGGGCTTGCCGATCTTCGTGAAGAACGTGCTCGACGGTAGCGCACTTGACTTTAGTTTTATTGAAGGGGCTATGGCTCTAGGCATGCTCATTAGCTCGGTTATTATAGGGATTTTAAACGTAAAAAAAAGACGCGGTATGATGGTGACAGTTTCACTTTTCACCATGAACATATTCTTTTTCTTATTTAGTCAAAGTTCCAACCTATATGCCTGCATGTTGACGATTTTTTTCATTGGCATTACATTTCCCGCAACAAATATACCGCTTATTTCAGCGGTACAATCTTCCGTTGATAAGAACCTTCTAGGAAGATTGATGGGTTTGCTTACCATGGCAAGCATGGGGCTCGCTCCTTTATCACTTGCAGCAACATCCATGCTCATCTCTTATGGCTTTTCTATTGAAAACATTATGTCTGGGGGTGCACTCTCTTTAATTGTTGTTAATCTTTTGATCATGTGGAAACTTCCTGCTTTAAGAAAAATGGAATAG
- a CDS encoding NAD-dependent epimerase/dehydratase family protein encodes MKVLLIGGTRFLGKHVADSFNNNHHEVTLFHRGKTAKKGSIENVLEIVGDRDLDLSLLKNETWDIVVDTCGYFPKQVRKSAEALNKEGTFYIFVSSVSVYEDQSVRNITEDSKTAELADPSITEIGEHYGALKAACEREVLEVFGENALIVRPGLIVGPHDYTDRFTYWPDRGIRGGEMLIPEMKDSTVRFIDVRDLSNWIVRMAENKENGIYQAVGGVYDFHEVVQKCIRSQELSTIVPVSESFLLKENVGEWIELPLWISSEDYRGLDYADDSKAINKGLIFRPIEETIKDTADWSLSRNLKPDEWKAGLHPDKEKTLLKKWNESVKLS; translated from the coding sequence ATGAAAGTATTACTTATTGGCGGTACTCGTTTTTTAGGAAAACATGTAGCAGATTCCTTTAATAACAATCATCATGAAGTAACTTTGTTTCATAGAGGGAAAACAGCAAAGAAAGGGTCAATAGAAAATGTTCTTGAGATTGTTGGTGACAGAGATCTTGACCTGTCCTTACTTAAAAATGAAACATGGGACATTGTAGTGGATACGTGCGGCTATTTTCCTAAACAAGTTCGCAAATCAGCTGAAGCGCTCAATAAAGAAGGAACTTTCTACATTTTTGTTTCGTCCGTATCTGTTTATGAAGATCAGTCTGTTCGAAACATCACGGAGGACTCGAAAACGGCTGAACTTGCTGATCCGAGTATTACTGAGATCGGCGAACATTACGGTGCTCTTAAAGCAGCTTGTGAGCGAGAGGTTTTAGAGGTGTTCGGTGAAAATGCTTTGATCGTGCGTCCAGGTTTGATTGTAGGCCCCCATGATTACACAGATCGTTTCACGTATTGGCCAGATAGAGGTATTCGAGGCGGAGAAATGTTAATTCCTGAGATGAAAGATTCAACCGTTCGATTCATTGATGTTCGTGATCTATCGAATTGGATCGTACGGATGGCTGAGAATAAGGAGAATGGGATCTATCAAGCTGTTGGTGGTGTTTATGACTTTCATGAGGTTGTGCAAAAATGTATACGGAGTCAAGAACTTTCAACAATCGTACCTGTTTCCGAATCATTCTTATTAAAAGAAAATGTCGGTGAATGGATTGAGTTGCCTCTCTGGATCTCAAGTGAAGATTATCGTGGACTTGATTATGCAGATGATTCAAAAGCGATAAATAAAGGATTGATATTCCGTCCGATAGAAGAAACGATAAAAGATACTGCAGATTGGTCGCTAAGTCGAAACTTGAAACCAGATGAGTGGAAAGCAGGTTTACATCCTGATAAAGAAAAGACGCTTCTAAAAAAGTGGAACGAAAGTGTAAAGTTGAGCTAA
- a CDS encoding histidine phosphatase family protein: MKITAIRHCKAEGQERNAPLTAEGEQQAIELASFLKGQYFDCVISSPFKRAIDTIKPFAGFSERSIEVDERLAERILSAEDDPNWRDNLERTYIEEHLKFSGGESTFEAKQRITSFINDLHAKSYNSVLIVTHGNLLSLMINLYDPSFGFKEWELLSNPDVYLIDCSLKDVSKLWVS, translated from the coding sequence ATGAAGATTACTGCGATTAGGCATTGTAAAGCGGAAGGTCAAGAAAGGAATGCTCCTTTAACTGCTGAAGGAGAGCAGCAAGCTATAGAACTTGCTTCCTTTTTAAAGGGTCAGTATTTTGATTGTGTGATCTCGAGTCCATTCAAAAGAGCCATCGACACCATTAAACCTTTTGCAGGGTTTAGTGAGCGATCTATAGAGGTTGATGAACGATTAGCCGAACGGATTCTTTCTGCCGAAGATGATCCAAATTGGAGAGATAATCTAGAACGTACATATATAGAGGAACATTTAAAGTTCAGTGGTGGGGAGTCCACATTTGAAGCAAAGCAAAGAATTACTTCCTTCATTAATGACTTGCACGCAAAATCCTATAATTCCGTTCTGATCGTTACGCATGGAAATCTGCTTAGCCTGATGATTAATTTGTACGATCCATCATTCGGCTTCAAAGAATGGGAGCTCCTCTCCAATCCAGATGTGTATCTTATTGATTGTTCTTTAAAAGATGTATCCAAGCTGTGGGTGTCTTAA
- a CDS encoding CAP domain-containing protein produces the protein MKKLVVASVLGASLFGANAGISEAASSCPFASLNNNQTQQAQAAPAPQQQQQAAPAPQQEQAKAPAEAAPKAEAGAELTAQEKQMLNLVNQEREKQGLPALKADPELTKVARVKAKDMIDNNYFDHNSPTYGSPFDMMKKFGVEYNTAGENLAGNSSVDGAHTSLMNSQGHRENILKSEYTSVGIGVVDGGQYGKMFVQMFKG, from the coding sequence ATGAAAAAATTAGTAGTAGCATCAGTATTAGGCGCTTCCCTATTCGGCGCAAACGCAGGAATCTCAGAAGCGGCATCTTCATGCCCGTTCGCTTCTTTAAATAATAATCAAACTCAACAAGCTCAGGCAGCTCCAGCTCCACAACAGCAACAACAAGCTGCACCAGCTCCACAACAAGAGCAAGCAAAAGCTCCAGCTGAAGCAGCACCAAAAGCTGAAGCAGGTGCAGAACTTACTGCACAAGAGAAACAAATGTTAAATCTTGTGAACCAAGAGCGTGAAAAACAAGGATTACCGGCACTTAAAGCTGATCCTGAATTAACAAAAGTTGCTCGCGTTAAAGCAAAAGATATGATCGACAACAACTATTTCGACCACAACTCACCAACTTACGGTTCTCCATTTGATATGATGAAGAAATTTGGTGTTGAATATAATACAGCTGGTGAGAACCTTGCAGGTAATTCATCTGTAGACGGTGCTCACACTAGCCTTATGAACTCTCAAGGTCACCGTGAGAACATTCTTAAATCTGAATACACTAGCGTTGGTATCGGTGTAGTAGATGGTGGACAATACGGTAAAATGTTCGTTCAAATGTTTAAAGGATAA
- a CDS encoding ATP-binding protein, translating to MNKQYEEVEIKRIADFHYSLNHCPIHLFGLRRDAEGEYKFTYSVGSMLDDLGVSIKPSPGTNLHDLYDKELIAEWTEPLERAFSGSIQTADIHLGDKSIRTTVYPVTGNNHDVLEVVGTSFLTSSKNGEQTDVQNFKKFKQLFNHALEAIVLCRSNMEIAEVNDRACELLQISKEELIGSSADHFFVGNGKEIIHKKWKEVLDGKKIEGEFRYKAPDGLVKEIQYTCEKDIVDHLHVTILKDVTDQKLTEQKLLKAEALNVVGELAAGVAHEIRNPLTSLKGFVQLIQNQTDEFDQYLTIIHTEVDRIEHIIKEFLVLSKSNSQNFMMSCVTDIINDTVDLLNTQAIMKNIEIKKDLENQIPLIFCDPMQLKQVFINFLKNAIEASAVGDCVEINMKLSREKDFLQIQIRDYGCGMDETVMKKIGKPFFTTKDEGTGLGLMVSTNIIKHHNGRLDVKSKKGKGTMFTITIPIQ from the coding sequence ATGAACAAGCAATATGAAGAAGTCGAAATTAAACGTATTGCCGATTTTCACTATTCTCTTAATCATTGTCCTATACATCTTTTCGGTTTGAGAAGAGATGCTGAGGGTGAATATAAGTTTACCTATTCTGTAGGTTCTATGCTTGATGATCTTGGTGTGTCCATAAAGCCTTCTCCAGGAACAAACCTCCATGACCTATATGATAAAGAGTTGATCGCCGAATGGACCGAACCATTAGAAAGGGCATTTTCCGGCTCGATTCAAACCGCAGATATTCATTTAGGCGATAAAAGCATCCGCACAACCGTGTATCCTGTAACAGGAAACAATCATGATGTATTAGAGGTTGTGGGAACATCATTTTTAACATCCAGTAAAAACGGAGAACAGACAGATGTTCAAAATTTTAAAAAGTTTAAACAGCTGTTTAACCATGCACTAGAAGCAATTGTTCTATGTCGTTCAAATATGGAGATTGCCGAAGTGAACGACCGTGCTTGTGAACTATTACAAATTTCTAAAGAAGAACTCATAGGAAGCAGTGCAGACCATTTTTTTGTTGGGAACGGTAAAGAAATAATCCACAAGAAATGGAAAGAAGTTTTAGATGGAAAAAAGATTGAGGGCGAGTTTCGTTACAAGGCACCAGATGGTCTGGTAAAAGAGATCCAATACACTTGTGAGAAAGATATCGTGGATCATTTACATGTTACGATTTTAAAAGATGTGACGGATCAGAAGCTGACGGAACAAAAATTATTAAAAGCTGAAGCTTTAAATGTTGTGGGAGAGCTTGCGGCGGGTGTAGCACATGAAATACGTAATCCTTTAACTTCATTGAAAGGATTTGTTCAACTCATTCAGAATCAGACCGATGAATTCGATCAATATTTAACGATTATTCATACTGAGGTCGATCGGATCGAACATATCATCAAGGAGTTTTTAGTACTTTCCAAAAGCAATTCACAAAATTTTATGATGTCTTGTGTGACCGATATCATTAACGACACAGTAGACTTGTTGAACACACAAGCTATTATGAAAAATATCGAAATCAAAAAAGACTTAGAGAATCAGATCCCGCTCATTTTTTGTGATCCTATGCAGCTTAAACAAGTGTTCATCAACTTTTTAAAGAACGCGATTGAAGCTTCTGCTGTTGGAGATTGTGTAGAAATTAACATGAAGTTATCAAGAGAAAAAGATTTTCTTCAGATTCAGATACGTGATTACGGATGCGGTATGGATGAAACGGTCATGAAGAAGATTGGTAAACCCTTTTTTACAACAAAAGACGAAGGGACCGGATTAGGATTGATGGTAAGTACAAATATCATCAAGCATCATAACGGGAGATTAGATGTAAAAAGTAAAAAAGGAAAAGGTACGATGTTCACCATTACCATTCCCATTCAATAA
- a CDS encoding TlpA disulfide reductase family protein, producing the protein MRIKSIVILLLFAGLIGLAFYTAIDKKEEQPTEVKEEENTGLQRGDTAPAFSLRTLEGKQVDLKDYRGQKVIVNFWATWCPPCREEMPEMEKFYKDYKNKGVEILAVNLEYSETNTEKVSKFVKEYNLSFPIPLDEKNTIGKQFRAVSIPTSYFIDEKGLIKNSHIGPMDYELMKDEINKMNK; encoded by the coding sequence TTGAGAATAAAATCAATCGTTATCCTTCTCCTTTTTGCTGGGTTGATTGGCCTTGCATTTTATACAGCTATTGATAAGAAGGAAGAACAACCAACTGAAGTCAAAGAAGAAGAAAATACTGGACTACAACGGGGAGACACAGCACCCGCCTTTTCATTACGAACGCTAGAAGGAAAGCAAGTCGACTTAAAGGATTATCGTGGACAAAAAGTAATCGTTAACTTCTGGGCTACGTGGTGCCCTCCATGCAGGGAGGAAATGCCCGAGATGGAAAAGTTCTATAAGGATTATAAGAACAAAGGTGTAGAAATTTTAGCTGTTAATCTTGAATACTCTGAAACAAATACAGAAAAAGTAAGCAAGTTTGTGAAAGAATATAACCTTTCTTTTCCCATTCCTCTTGATGAAAAGAATACAATCGGAAAACAGTTTAGAGCTGTGTCGATTCCCACTAGTTATTTTATTGACGAAAAAGGATTAATTAAGAATTCGCATATAGGTCCAATGGATTATGAATTAATGAAGGATGAAATCAACAAGATGAATAAGTAA